The Amycolatopsis methanolica 239 nucleotide sequence TGGCCCCGCCGCAGCTGGTGTTCAACCGCGCGCACCTCTACAACGTGAACCCCGTCGGGGGCGGGTCGATGATCGTCGCCGGCGCCGTGTCGATGGTCGCCTACTACGGCGCGTTCGGCGCGGGCGCGGCCGCGTTGTCGCCGTTCATCGCGCTGGGCGTCGCGGTGGTGCTGCCGCCGATCGTGGCCGCCGCCACCCGCGGACGCTGGTACGTCGCCCGCGAGGCGGTGCTGCCCGCCGCAGACGAGCTGCCGTGCTCGGTGTGCGCGGGGAACTACGACCGCGACGACATGGCGAGCTGTCCCTTCCACGGCGGCACGATCTGCTCCCTGTGCCGCTCGACCGAGGCCGCCTGCCGGGACACCTGCAAACCCAGCGCGTGGCGGCCGCCCAAGGGTTCCGTGCCGCTCGGCATGCCGAAGTTCGCCCCCGACAAGGAACTGGAGGTCGCCTGATGAGCACCGCACTGCTGGTGGTGGACGTGCAGAACGGGTTCTGCCACCCGGACGGCTCGCTGCCGCGGCTGGGCCGGGCACTGGACGGCGCGGCGGCGGTGGCGAACACCGCGGTCGCGGTGGCTCGGGCCAGGGAAGCGGGCGTGCCGGTGGTCTTCACCCGGCACGTCTACCGGCCCGGCCGCGTGGACGAGGGTCCCCGGCTGGCCGAGCTGTCCGGCGGGCTGGCCGAGCTGCACGGCCTGGAACTGGGCACCCGGGCCGCCGACGTGGTCGACGAGCTCGGCTGCACGGCCGCGGACCTGGTGGTCGACAAGGCCCGGTTCGACGCGTTCCTGTGGACCTCGCTGGATCCGCTGCTGCAGGGGCTCGGCGTGACCGGACTGGTGGTCTGCGGCGTGGTGACCAACGTCTGCGTCGAGTCCACCGTGCGCGCGGCCTTCATGCGGGACTACCGCGTCACGCTGCTCGAGGACTGCTGCGCGGCGATGACCCGGCGGCAGCACGAGATCGGCGTCGAGATCATGCGCGACATCGGGTTCGCCGCGATCGCCTCGATCGGCGGCGGCTTCACCTTCGGTGCTCTCCCGGAGGCCGCGTGAGCAGCGGTAACACGGCGGTGATTCCGTGGAGACCGAGCGGCAAACGACGCTCCTTAGCGTCCCCGGGAATGAGGAGTGCTGCACAGCGGGGTCACGAGGTGCGCCGGTTGCGGGACATGCTCCGCGCGGCCGTCCAGGGCGGCCGCTACGGCGACGGGCAGCTGCCTGGCGAGGCCGAGCTGATGGCGGCGCACCGCGCGTCCCGCGCCACCGTCCGGGAAGCGCTCTCCCTGCTCCGCGCGAAGGGGTGATCGAGCGCGTCCAGGGCATCGGCACGAACGCGGTCGTCCGGCCGGCCGACGCACGGCTCGTCGAAGCCCACGGCGTGATCCGCCCGGACCAGCACAGCCTGCTCAACCGCCGCACCCGGCCCCGGCTGCTCGACCGCTCCGAGATCGCCGCGCCCGCCGTGGTCGCCGACCGGCTCGGCGTGCCTGCCGGAACCCCGTGCCTGCGCCTGGAGTACGTCGCGCTGCACCAGGAGGAGCCGGTCTGGCTCGCCACCAACTACGCCCTCTTCCCGGAGGCCGCGCGGTTGCGGGACTGTCCGTTCGTCACCGACTGGTACGCGCTCATGGCCGACGCCGGCGTCGAGTCCGGACAGTCCGAGTTCATCATCGGCGCCGAGCCCGCCGACCCGCTCGTCGCCGCCGTGCTCGGCATCGCGCCCGGCGCGCCCGTTCTGGTCACCGAGCAGACCATCGCCGACCCCGCCGGGCGCCTGTTCGACCTGGCCTTCATCCACACCCGCGCCGACCGGTTCCGGTTCGTCTCGCGCGGCACCCGAGTCCCCGGGAGGGAAGCATGATCCACACCGTCACCGACGCAGAGCCTGGTGCTCGACCCGGCGTGGGGCGCGGGCCGGGACGCGCCCGTCGTCGCCCGGCTCAAGGCCGCGGGCGCGGTCATCACGGGCAAGACCTCGACGATGGAGTTCGCCTGCGGGATGCCGGACGACACCAAGCCGTTCCCCATGCCGC carries:
- a CDS encoding cysteine hydrolase family protein, with protein sequence MSTALLVVDVQNGFCHPDGSLPRLGRALDGAAAVANTAVAVARAREAGVPVVFTRHVYRPGRVDEGPRLAELSGGLAELHGLELGTRAADVVDELGCTAADLVVDKARFDAFLWTSLDPLLQGLGVTGLVVCGVVTNVCVESTVRAAFMRDYRVTLLEDCCAAMTRRQHEIGVEIMRDIGFAAIASIGGGFTFGALPEAA
- a CDS encoding GntR family transcriptional regulator, which gives rise to MRSAAQRGHEVRRLRDMLRAAVQGGRYGDGQLPGEAELMAAHRASRATVREALSLLRAKG
- a CDS encoding GntR family transcriptional regulator — translated: MIERVQGIGTNAVVRPADARLVEAHGVIRPDQHSLLNRRTRPRLLDRSEIAAPAVVADRLGVPAGTPCLRLEYVALHQEEPVWLATNYALFPEAARLRDCPFVTDWYALMADAGVESGQSEFIIGAEPADPLVAAVLGIAPGAPVLVTEQTIADPAGRLFDLAFIHTRADRFRFVSRGTRVPGREA